CTGGGTCTTCCGCCTGTTCGGCCACGACCGGGTGAAGATCATGGACGGGGGTCGCAAGAAGTGGGACGACGAGGGCCGGCCCACCACCACCGAGGTGCCGAGCTACCCGCCTTCCAGCTATCCCACCCCGTCGCGGGACGATTCACGCATCCGCGCCTTCCGCGACGAGGTGCTCGCGCACATCGGGCGTAAGGGGCAGCTGGTGGACGTGCGCAGCCCCGAGGAGTACCGCGGCGAGAAGCTGCACATGCCCGAGTATCCGCAGGAGGGCGCGGTGCGCGGCGGCCACATTCCCGGCGCCAAGTCGATGCCGTGGGCGCGCGCGGTGAACCCCGACACCGGCGAGTTCAGGAGCGCGGAGGAGCTGCGCGGCCTGTACGAGGGGCAGCTGGGCCTGAACCCGGGCGAGGAGACCATCGCCTACTGCCGCATCGGCGAGCGGTCGAGCCACACCTGGTTCGCGCTGACCTACCTGCTCGGCTGGCCGAAGGTGCGCAACTACGACGGCTCGTGGACCGAGTGGGGCAACGCGGTGCGCCTCCCCATCGAAAAGCCGTAAAAGACTTGGCTCACGCAGAGTCAGCAGAGTCAGCAGTTAAAACGCAGCTGTTTCTGCTGACTCTGCTGACTCTGCGTGAGCCCAAAAGAGAGCGTGCCCCGCACCAAATCAGGGCACACCGAATACTGCATACGAGAAAGAGGACGGCACCCGCGCGGGCGCCGTCCTCTCGTCATATTCAGCCGAATGAGATGACTACCGCAGGCGGCCGAGCAGCTCGCGGTTGGTCTTGGTGTCGTTCAGCTGCTTGTTCAGCAGCTCGATGGCGTCGGCGGGCTGCAGCGAGTGCAGGGCGCGGCGCAGCTGCTGCGCCTTCTCCAGCTCGGTCGGGTCGAACAGCAGCTCCTCGCGGCGGGTGGAGCTCTTCTCCACGTTGATCGCCGGGAAGATGCGCTTGTCGGCCAGCTCGCGGTCCAGCACGATCTCGCTGTTGCCGGTGCCCTTGAACTCCTCGAAGATCACCTCGTCGCCGCGGCTCCCCGTGTCGATCAGCGCGGTGGCGATGATGGTGAGGCTCCCCGTGCCGCCGCGCACCTTGCGCGCGCTGCCGAAGAAGCGCTTCGGCTTCTCCAGCGCGCCGCTGTCGATTCCGCCGGAAAGCATCCGCCCCGTCCCCCGCTCCGTCGTGTTGTAGGCGCGGGCAAGACGGGTGAGCGAGTCCAGCACGATCACCACGTCGCGCCCGCTCTCCACCTGGCGGCGGGCGTGCTCCAGCACCATCTCGGCGACGGCGACGTGCCGCTCGGCGGGGCAGTCGAAGGAGCTGGCGATCACCTCGCCGCGCCCCAGCATCTCCATCTCCGTGACCTCCTCGGGGCGCTCGTCCACCAGCAGCACCAGCAGGACGGCCTCGGGATAGTTGACGGCCACACCTTCCATGATGTTCTGCAGCACCGTGGTCTTCCCCGCCTTGGCCGGGGCCACGATCAGCGCGCGCTGCCCCTTCCCCAGCGGGGCGATGAGGTCGATGATGCGGTTCGTGTGGTCCTTGCGCCCGCGGAAGCGCTGCGACTCGCACTCCAGCCGGAGCTGCTCGTCGGGATAGGTCGCGGGAAGCGAGCCGAAGTCGACGCGGCCCCGGGCGTGCGCCGGGTCCAGGCCGTTGACCGAGAAGACGGCATCCAGCGGGGCGCTCTTGCCGCGCCCCGGGGGGGTGCCGATGGAGCCTTCCACGCGGTCGCCCGTGCGGAGGCCGAAACGCCGGATCAGCGACTGGCTGACGAACACGTCGCCGTCGGCGGACTGGTAACCGTTGGCCAGCGTGCGGAGGAACCCGCTGCCGCTGGGGAGGATCTCGAGGAGCCCCGACGCCGCCGGGTCGGTCGCCGGGCGCGGCTCGCGCTCCGCGGCGGTGGGTTGTGCGGAAATGGTCATGCAGCTTTTTCCAGAAATTGCGTTCCAGGGACGCGAAGACGCTGCCGGCGGAGTGCCGGAAGAGTGGATGGTGCCCGTCTCCTCGTGTGTGGGCTTTGTCAGAGAGGCTCGCGCTGGCTACGTCAAGTTGCGTGCCGCGGAAGGCGACAGGGAGGAATTCGACGGCCGGTGTGTGCGCGGGCAACGGGAAGATAACGGAATGGCCGAGAAACGCAAGGCGGCCAATGGATCGCTGCCTCCGCCTCCCTTCGCGGTCCCCGCCCCACGCCCGTCCCCACCCCGTTTTTCATGCCGTGTGCCGGTTTGACGGCGGAGACGGCTCCCGCGTCACATGGAGTCGAGTTGGCCCGGCGCCCCGTTCCCTGGTGCCCGGCGCCCCCGTCAATGCGGGGGATGCCGTCGGGAGCGGAATGTCCCAGTGGGACCGGGGCGTCCCAGCAGTGAGGCGTGCGCGCCGCAGGATGTTTCTCGACAACTTGCCATGGCGCAACGGATTGCGCATCATGATACAGCGCACTCCCGCCGTCGTGCGCCGGTTGCCGAAAACGGCGTCGCCCGCCCGGCTCCGGCCGCTTTCCATCTCCCGCCCACCTGCCCTCACCCCATGCGCCCACCCCGCCTGGCCGCGGCCGCCTGCGCCCTGACGCTGGCCCTTGCCGCCTGCACCGACCGCAACCCCGCCGCGATCCCGGCCGTCGCGCCGCCGCTGCCCCCCTCGGCCGTGGCGGCGGTACGCTGCACGGCCGACGTCCGCGCCGGGACCCTGGCGTGCGCGCCGGCCCCGATGGCGGCGGCCGGCGTCTCCGCGGCCATCCTGGGCGGCCAGGGGACCAACGTGCGGCTGGCCTCCAGCGGCACCAGCTACGACGGCGTGGGGATCTTCCGCTCGTACGTGACGCTGGAGAACCTGACCATGCAGCCGCTGGGCACCAGCGACGGGTTCACGCCGGTGGGCGGGTCGCGCGTGTTCTTCGCGTCGGGGCCCACCACCACCAGCGGCACCGGCGAGGTCAGCGTGGCCAACGCCGACGGGATCGACGCGTTCACGGCGTCGTCGCAGCCGTACTTCCTCTACGCCAGCATCCTGCTCCCCGGCGACACCACGGGGAAGAAGGAGTGGCGCTTCAACGTTCCCAGCACCGTCGGCACCTTCCAGTTCCTGGTCTACGTGGCGGCGCGCGTGCCCAGCGAGGACGGGTGGGTGAGCCTGTTCCCCATCGCCCCGTCGCTGCAGGTGGGCGACACGGTGCGCATGGACGACACCGTGCACACGGTGACCGGCTCGGTAGTGCCGGGCGTGCCGGCCGCCTGGTCGTCGTCGAACCCGGCGGTGGCCACGGTCGACGCCGGCGGGGTGGTGACGGCGGTCGACACGGGAACGGCCATCATCACCGCCACCAGCGGCGCGCGCACGGGGCGGGTGACGGTACAGGTGTCGTCCGGGCCGCCGCCGCCCACCTTCGTGCGGCTGGACATCCTCCCGCCCACGATCACGACGCTGCGGGCCGACACGGCGTGGATGCAGGCGCGGGTAAGGAACGCCGGCCTGTCGTCCGCCGTGACCTTCGCGGTGGGCCCGGAGCAGTGCATCGCGGCGCGGGTCTCGGGGACGGCGGCGGACGGCGTGTACCGCTGCGGGATCACGGCGCGGGAATCGACCACCGGCGGCATCTGGGCGGTGACCGGGGTGGTCACCGGCAACGGAGCGGGGATCCGCGAGCTGTTCCACCAGGACCTGACGGCGGCGGGCGCGCCGGCCGCGGTGTTCGTCCATCACATGGACTACGACCTGTCGCCGCCGCTGCTGCTCGGCTTCGGCTTCTCGCCCGACACGGCGCACGCGGGAACCGACACCGTGGAGGTGGAGGTGGTCGCGGCCGACTCGGGCGTGGGGGTCGCGCAGATGGAGGTGCGGTTCTCCGGCCCCTGGCCGAACCAGGCGGTGGGGTGCGGCACCAACGGAAGCGTGCCGGGCCCGAACCCCGGCGAGCGGATCTTCCGCTGCCGCTTCGTGTTTCCCGACTACGTGTCGCCGGGCGACTGGCTCGCGCGGGTGGACATCGAGGACCTGAACGGCAGAAGGGCCTCGTTCGATCCGTCCGGCCTGGCGGCGAAAGGGTGGCCGAGCACCCTCGCCGTCATCAGCCCGAACCCGGACCACACGAACCCCGTGCTGACCGCGTTCTCCATGGCGCCCGGCACGGTGGTGGGGAACGGAACGGATTCCCTGTCGATCACGGTCACGGCCACGGACGCGCAGGCCGGGATGCTGAACATCTCGCTGCAACTGCTGAACGCGGACGACAGCGACGCGCGCTACTGCTCCGTGGACGGGCCCCCGGGGCCCAGCCTGACCCTCCACTGCACCAAGCACTTCGACGCGGCGGATGTCGGCACGTGGCGCGTGGGGTACGTGGACCTGCGCGACCTGGCGGGGAACGGGCGCACGCTCTACACCGACGACCTCGCCGGCGTCCCCTACCCCACCACGGTCGTGGTCACGGCACCGTAGGCGGCCGGGAAGCAGCGACTCCGCGTCGGCCATGAACGCCCGGGGCAGCAGAGCGGACTGCACCGCCTGCTGCCCCGGACGTTTCTGCTCCTCCCGCCCGGCTGTCTCAGCCGCGGCGGCTCACGAGCGGGGGCGCGTGGACCGCGGCCGCTCGGCGGGGATCTCGAAGGTGATGGGGACCGTCACCCACACGCGCACGGGCATGCCCTCGATCGTCGCGGGGCGGAATCGCATCCGCGGCACCACGTCCAGCGACGCGGCGTCCAGCCTGGAATCGCCCGACGAATGGAGAACCGTGGCGCTGGCGTGGTCGGGGGTGCCGTCTGTCTGGATGCGGAACTTCACGGTCACCACGTAGCGGCGGATCGGCATCGACTGCAGCCGCCGCGTGTGTTGAGCGGTTGCCCGGTCCACCGCCCGCGCGACCTCGCCCCGGTTGACGAGCATGGGCTGCGTCTCGACCATCTGCGGGGTGTCGACGCGCGCCTGCGGGCCGGTGACCACCCGCACCCACACCAGGTGTGGCCGCGCGAACGGCGCCTGCGGCCTGACGCTCGCGCGGAGCGCCGCCATCACGGGCTCCGCGTAGCTCGCGGGCATGCGGTCGGAGAGCGGCTTCACCTCCGACGCCGTGCCCGTGCTGTCGAAGGTGACGACGAAGATCGGCGGCACGCCGCGCGGCAGCTCCGCCTCAGGAAGCTCCGCCGCGGCGCGCACCAGCGCCGCCGAGTCCAGCAGCGCCGACAAGCGGAGGTCGCGCCCGGTGCCGGAGAAGTCCTGCGCCCGCGCGGCAGCGGCGGTCGCGCACACCGCGGCGAGCGCGGGCAGCGCGCGGCGCATGAAGATCGAGCAGATCACGGGATCAACGGATGGAGAGGTAGATCGGCCGAAACCCCGGCGAACGTGCCGCGGACGACAAACGTCTGATCGGGAGATGGTTATCCGGTCGCGGCCGAGGGTGCGAGCAGTCACCGCTCAATCCCCGGATTCGCCGGGAAGCGTCTTCGTCGGCTGGTGGTGGCGCTCCATGTACGCATCGAGCGCGCGCGACGCGGCGTCCACGCGGCCGGACAGCCGCTGTGCCTCGGCCGCCTCGCCCTCGCTCTGGAAGAGCGCCTGGTCGCTTCCCGCGTCGTAGCTCACGCGCGGATCGATGGACACGAGGTAGCGGTGGTACGCGAGCGCCGCGGCGGCCACCGCGCCCTCCAGCTCCCATCGCCCCGGGCCCGGCTCGTCCGTCTCCCCCGTCCGCTCGCGCACCATCGTCTCGACCTGGGCGGCCGGGAGCCGCGCCTCGCGCCCCAGCGCGCGCAGCGTCGAGTCGCTCCACGCGGGAAGGGCGCGTTCCATCTCGGCCGCGTAGGCGCCGGCGTTCTCCCAGTACTGCCCGATTCCGGCGTAGGTGCCCGCCTCGGCCATGTAGCGCGTGGTCGACCACGCGGGGGGCGGCCCCGCCCGGCCGACGCCGTACAGCGCGGCCACCCGGCGCATGTGTTCCTGCCGTTCGGCCATGTACCGCCGCGTGACCCACATCATCTTCCCCTGCGTGGACGCGGGCGGCGGGCCGAAGACGTCGGCCGGGACGGCGGCGCCGGTGCCGGTGTCGGCCGGCGCGGACGCCGCCGGGCGGAGCGCGCTCACCTCGCCGCTCCTCTCCGCGCGCGCCTGGGCGCCGAAGGCCGCCAGGTAGGTCAGCGCGGAGATGCCCAACGCCAGGAAGGGGATGAGCCGCCGCGTCCAGCGCAGCCACACCAG
The window above is part of the Longimicrobium sp. genome. Proteins encoded here:
- the rho gene encoding transcription termination factor Rho, translated to MTISAQPTAAEREPRPATDPAASGLLEILPSGSGFLRTLANGYQSADGDVFVSQSLIRRFGLRTGDRVEGSIGTPPGRGKSAPLDAVFSVNGLDPAHARGRVDFGSLPATYPDEQLRLECESQRFRGRKDHTNRIIDLIAPLGKGQRALIVAPAKAGKTTVLQNIMEGVAVNYPEAVLLVLLVDERPEEVTEMEMLGRGEVIASSFDCPAERHVAVAEMVLEHARRQVESGRDVVIVLDSLTRLARAYNTTERGTGRMLSGGIDSGALEKPKRFFGSARKVRGGTGSLTIIATALIDTGSRGDEVIFEEFKGTGNSEIVLDRELADKRIFPAINVEKSSTRREELLFDPTELEKAQQLRRALHSLQPADAIELLNKQLNDTKTNRELLGRLR
- a CDS encoding sulfurtransferase, whose amino-acid sequence is WVFRLFGHDRVKIMDGGRKKWDDEGRPTTTEVPSYPPSSYPTPSRDDSRIRAFRDEVLAHIGRKGQLVDVRSPEEYRGEKLHMPEYPQEGAVRGGHIPGAKSMPWARAVNPDTGEFRSAEELRGLYEGQLGLNPGEETIAYCRIGERSSHTWFALTYLLGWPKVRNYDGSWTEWGNAVRLPIEKP
- a CDS encoding energy transducer TonB, whose protein sequence is MICSIFMRRALPALAAVCATAAAARAQDFSGTGRDLRLSALLDSAALVRAAAELPEAELPRGVPPIFVVTFDSTGTASEVKPLSDRMPASYAEPVMAALRASVRPQAPFARPHLVWVRVVTGPQARVDTPQMVETQPMLVNRGEVARAVDRATAQHTRRLQSMPIRRYVVTVKFRIQTDGTPDHASATVLHSSGDSRLDAASLDVVPRMRFRPATIEGMPVRVWVTVPITFEIPAERPRSTRPRS
- a CDS encoding Ig-like domain-containing protein codes for the protein MRPPRLAAAACALTLALAACTDRNPAAIPAVAPPLPPSAVAAVRCTADVRAGTLACAPAPMAAAGVSAAILGGQGTNVRLASSGTSYDGVGIFRSYVTLENLTMQPLGTSDGFTPVGGSRVFFASGPTTTSGTGEVSVANADGIDAFTASSQPYFLYASILLPGDTTGKKEWRFNVPSTVGTFQFLVYVAARVPSEDGWVSLFPIAPSLQVGDTVRMDDTVHTVTGSVVPGVPAAWSSSNPAVATVDAGGVVTAVDTGTAIITATSGARTGRVTVQVSSGPPPPTFVRLDILPPTITTLRADTAWMQARVRNAGLSSAVTFAVGPEQCIAARVSGTAADGVYRCGITARESTTGGIWAVTGVVTGNGAGIRELFHQDLTAAGAPAAVFVHHMDYDLSPPLLLGFGFSPDTAHAGTDTVEVEVVAADSGVGVAQMEVRFSGPWPNQAVGCGTNGSVPGPNPGERIFRCRFVFPDYVSPGDWLARVDIEDLNGRRASFDPSGLAAKGWPSTLAVISPNPDHTNPVLTAFSMAPGTVVGNGTDSLSITVTATDAQAGMLNISLQLLNADDSDARYCSVDGPPGPSLTLHCTKHFDAADVGTWRVGYVDLRDLAGNGRTLYTDDLAGVPYPTTVVVTAP